A region of the Rhodospirillaceae bacterium genome:
CGCACCGTCTGCCGCTTCACGGAAATAACGCGCGTCGAGAGAATTCAAAACGTTCTTAACAATCGACCGCATGAAGGCATTATCATCGACGATTAAAAACTTGAGGTTTTCAAGATAGCCAGGTGCCTTATCCGCCGCGCTAGGGACGGTTAATCCCTTACTCAGTTGGTTCTTCTCTGTCGGTTGCTGCTCGGTATTAACGAAGTTCATTTGTAAACCGTTTTAAGTTTAGGCCCCGCCCCAAATGCGCTTGGGAGACTACTAAGGAAGCATGCCTAGGTTTAACAATTCGTTATGGGAAATGTCGCTTTATCCGGCATATTTTCAGACCCCCAACCCCTTGTGGTAGCTTTGGAATTGAGCCCCAAGGACTTGTAGGTTACCCTGCAAAAAAAATTTCGTTCGTGGCTAATAAAGGAGCCTAATTATGACCAACTCATCCCGTCCTCGTCGCAGTGTCCTCTATATGCCCGGCTCAAACGCCCGCGCTCTGGATAAGGGCCGAACCCTACCGGCAGACGCGTTGGTCATTGATTTGGAAGATTCAGTCGCACCAGACGCCAAAGCCGATGCCCGCCAACAGATTGTCGCGGCATTAGGCGAGGGCGGCTACGGTGGACGAGAACTGGCGGTTCGGGTCAACGCCCTGACCACGCCTTGGGGCTTCGATGATATTGCAACTATTTCAGGTACTAATGCCGATGCCATTCTGATCCCCAAAGTCGACAGCGCCGAAGCCGTACACCAGGCAGCAAACATCATGGACAGCGTCGGCGCGCCTGAGACCATGGCAATCTGGTGCATGATGGAAACCCCGCGGGCGATCCTGCATGCCGAAGAAATTGCGGACTCACACCCGCGCATGGGCGCGTTCGTGATGGGCACGTCTGACCTGGCCAAAGACCTGGGCGCTGCGCACACGGAAATGCGGCTGCCATTCATGACAACCCTCAACATGTGCGTTCTCGCAGCACGGGCGGCGGGGTTGGCTGTGCTTGATGGCGTACATCTGGACCTAAACGATGACGACGGTTTTCGCACGTCCTGTATTCAAGGTCGGGAATTAGGCTTCGATGGCAAGACTCTGATTCATCCCAAGACCATCGCCGCCGCCAACGAAGTATTTGGTCCCAGCGAAGATGAACTGGCTTGGTCCCACAAAATCATTGAGGCCCACGCCGGTGCTTTGAAAGAAGGCAAGGGAGTCGTCGTGGTCGAAGGTAAGCTCGTCGAAAACCTGCACGTCGAAAGTGCTAAGCAGTTGGTTGCGATGGCGGAAGCAATCAACGAGCTGGAAGCCAGTTAACAATGACCGCCCTGCTGTCGGATCTGAAAATCGTCGAAGCCACAGCATTTATTGCGGCCCCCTATGCTGGGCTAACCCTGGCGCAAATGGGAGCCGACGTCATTCGCATTGATCCCATCGGCGGTGGACTCGATTACAACCGCTGGCCGCTGACGGAGAACGGGCGAAGTTTGTATTGGGCAGGACTGAATAAAGGTAAGCGATCAGTCACTCTGAATGTGCGCGACCCGGAAGGCCAAGAAATCGCCCACGCCCTAATGACCCGGTCGGACCCAGGTGCGGGGATTGTGCTCAGCAACTTGCCTGCTCGGGGATGGCTCGACTTTGAAACCCTGAAAGTTAAACGTAACGATCTGATCATGGTGAGCCTGTCCGGTAATCGGGATGGCTCGGTGGCGCTTGATTACACGGTCAACGCTGCTGCTGGATTTCCGTCAATCACCGGTCCCATAGATCACAATCAACCGGTGAACAGCGTTCTGCCAGCCTGGGACCTCATCGCAGGACTACAAGCGGTCAATGGCTTGATGGCAGCGGAACGTCATCGCAGAGACACCGGCGACGGACAGTTCGTGAAACTGGCTTTATCAGATGCTCCATTCCATGTGTTGAGCGCATTGGGATTTATTGGTGAAGTTCAAATCAATAACGCCGAACGTCCGAAAACCGGCAATCATGTCTACGGCACGTTTTCTCATGACTTTGAAACCAAAGACAACCGACGGGTCGTTGTCACCGCCTTTACGCCGCGCCATTGGAGCGTGCTCGTCGAGGCCGTGGGGATTGCCAAGGAAGTCGCCCTATTGGAAGCAGCTAACGGGTGGGACCTGAAAGACGAAGCCGATAGATGGGCAGGG
Encoded here:
- a CDS encoding CoA ester lyase, with amino-acid sequence MTNSSRPRRSVLYMPGSNARALDKGRTLPADALVIDLEDSVAPDAKADARQQIVAALGEGGYGGRELAVRVNALTTPWGFDDIATISGTNADAILIPKVDSAEAVHQAANIMDSVGAPETMAIWCMMETPRAILHAEEIADSHPRMGAFVMGTSDLAKDLGAAHTEMRLPFMTTLNMCVLAARAAGLAVLDGVHLDLNDDDGFRTSCIQGRELGFDGKTLIHPKTIAAANEVFGPSEDELAWSHKIIEAHAGALKEGKGVVVVEGKLVENLHVESAKQLVAMAEAINELEAS
- a CDS encoding 2-methylfumaryl-CoA isomerase, producing the protein MTALLSDLKIVEATAFIAAPYAGLTLAQMGADVIRIDPIGGGLDYNRWPLTENGRSLYWAGLNKGKRSVTLNVRDPEGQEIAHALMTRSDPGAGIVLSNLPARGWLDFETLKVKRNDLIMVSLSGNRDGSVALDYTVNAAAGFPSITGPIDHNQPVNSVLPAWDLIAGLQAVNGLMAAERHRRDTGDGQFVKLALSDAPFHVLSALGFIGEVQINNAERPKTGNHVYGTFSHDFETKDNRRVVVTAFTPRHWSVLVEAVGIAKEVALLEAANGWDLKDEADRWAGRDEIVALIKPWVNLRTLQDIRETFDEAGVCWGPYQSFSQVVEEDPRVSDNNPMFENVLNPGIGKVLTAGSPIDFSGAERTSPGGAPILGEHTEQVLAEELGLLDPQIGALIEKGIAGVPAT